From Halorientalis litorea:
TCTTCGCCGGACGGTGTCACGTGGCTGTGCCCACTCGGTCGGCCTTCGACGTTGCTGTCGTGCCTACCGACAACGAAAGGTATAGACCGGCTTTCCTCGAAGCGGTACGCATGTCTGAGCGCCCGGACATCGTCGTCCTGATGCTGGACTCGGTGCGAGCGGACGCGCTCTCCTGTTACGCCGGCGGTGACTTGACGCCGAACATCGACGCCATCGCCGATGACGGCCTCCTGTTCGAGAATGCGTTCGCCCCAGCGACGTGGACGGTGCCGACGCACGCGTCGCTGTTTACAGGTGCCTACCCCGGTGAACACGGTACCGACAAGGGAAACTCCTATCTCAACCCCTCGTACACGACGCTCGCCGAACGCCTCTCGGGTGCGGGGTACGAGACGGTGCTGTACTCGAACAACGTCCACCTCACCGACGAGTTCGGGTTCACCCGCGGCTTCGACGTAGCGGAGAGCAGTCACGCCGTCTCCGACGACGAGAACGTTATCGACTGGAACGAGTTCATCGCCGGCCGAGACCACGACTCCGGCCCGCGGAAGTACCTCGAAATCCTCGGCCACGTCTGGAAGAACCGCGACAAAGACGTAGTGCAGTCGCTTCGCAACGCCTCACAACTCAAGTACAACTACCACTTCGGCGACAACGGCGCACGGGCCACGAACCGCTTTCTTACGGACTACGAGTTCGACAGCCCCTCGTTCGTGTTCGTCAACTACATGGAGGCCCACAATCCCTTCGAGCCGCCGGATGGGTACGGCACGGACGAGGGTTCACCGGACGTGGAAGGGTGGAAATACGACAGCGGGATGCCCGGTGCGGACCTCACCGACGAGCAGAAAGAGACGCTGAAGGAGAACTACCGCGGCGAGATAGCCTACTTGGACGAGCGAATCGGCGACGTGTACGACGAACTCGTGGACGAGAATACGGTGTTCGTCGTCACGGCGGACCACGGCGTCGCCATCGCCGATCACGGCTACCTCTACCACGGGACAGGGCTGTACAATCCCGTGACGAAGGTGCCGCTCGTGGTCGCTGGGACCGACCGGAGTGGCCGTATCGACCACTCCGTCGGCCTCATCGGACTGTACCGGACGGTCTGCCAGCTAGCGGGCATCGACCCAGAGGAAGGCGTCGACTCCACGATACGCGGGTCGGACTGGCTCTCGGTCGATGCGAACCGAGACGTATACATGGAGCGACAGGGACAGGCGGCGGATTTCGTCGAGCAGGTCCGGGCGGTGCAGGGTAACCGCGCGGCAGCGGAAGCCGACAAGTACGAACGCGCGCTCGTCCGCGGCCGCCACAAGTACATCAGAGAGTGGGACCCCGAAACGGAGTCGTGGGCGACAGAAGGCGGCGAACTCTACGACTACGTCGAGACACCGGACGAGTCGACGGAACTAGACGACGAGGACGTGCGGGCGACGATGCGAGCGGCACTCGACGATGTCGCCGACTCGCTCGAACCGCGAGAGAACACTGGGGGCGTCTCTGACCTCGATTCCGACGTCGAGGACCGCCTGCAGGAACTGGGGTACATCACCTGACGGGGTCGCTCTCGTACTCCCACGTCAGTTGGAAGTACCGCCACAACCCGGCCACGAAGGACCCGTTGTCGGTGATGGCTGCCTGCCGCATGTGGAGGGGCACGTCCTTCTCCTCGACGAGGAAGATGGCCCGCCCCGTCTCGTAGTCCATGCTCGGGTCGACGACGGTGCCGCGCCACGGGAGTTTCGCCGCGCTGAACCGCAGGTCGACGGACGGATACTGTTCGGTGAGTCGGTCGACCATCCGCTCCTGTACCGGTCGGTTCTCGGCACTCAGGTGGTCGGGGTCGAGCAGCAGCACGTCTACGTCAACGCCCCGGTCCAGCGCGTCCTCGAAGGCAGGGCGGACGGCGTCGAAGTACTCGAAGCTCTTGGTGATGACGCGGACCCGCTCTCGGGCGTCGTGGTACAGTTCCGTCGTCTCGCGCTCGCTCGGCCCGCCCACGTCGACGACGTGGAACAGTTCCTCGGTCGGCGTGATGTCCTCGCTCGCCCGCTCGAACCGGGGGCCGAACTCCGCGAGGAACTGTTCGCGGACGTCCTCCAGGTCCTGCCGGAACTGCTCGTAGTCCTGTCGGCGGTTCTGGACGGCCCTGTCGAGGATTTCTTCGGGGGCTTTCGGCTGGTACTCCTTGGGCCGGCCCGGAATCATCTTGATGTACCCGCGGTCCGAGAGCGATTCGAGGACGCCGTAGATACGCGCCTTCGGGATGCCCGTCGCCTCCGCGAGGTTCGGGGCCGTCGTGCGCCCGAGCGTCAGCAGGTTCGTCAGTGCCGTCGCCTCGTACTCCGTCAGTCCGAGGTGGTCGAACACGTCGGGCACGTCCTCTGCCATACCCGCAGCTATCGGTGTGGGGGTTTGTAAACGGGTGGCCTCTCCGGACGCGTGTCAGTCGCCGTCTGTGCCGCGGGGTGGCGCCGAGGAGACCACCAGCGGCCACGGAGGTGGCGAGGAACGTCCGTCGGCCGAACCCCGTCCGTCCGGTTCACAACGTCGGTCGGTCACACCAACACGTCCGGTGTCGTGGCTGTAAGTGCTTTCGAGACTGGCAGGCGGCATTGGAAAATCTATTTATACGAGGAAGCCACTACAGTTACTCAGGAACCGAGTAACCATGTCCGACGAACACTCTCAGGAACCCGTGGACGCGCATCTCGAAGACGTCGAAGACGGTTGTGGGTGTGCCGAGATGTGGGAACACACCAGTGACCAGCGGGCCGACGACTGACGGCTGGCCCGAACCCCCGGTGTAATCGGACCACGGGAACCGTACCTTTTTGCGCGCGTGGTGACCATACAGCCACGATGCCCGACCGCTCGGACGTGTGTGTCCTCATTCCAACGCTCAACGAGGCCGAGACCATCGGGTCCGTCATCGAGGACTTCACCGACCACGGCTTCGAGAACATCCTCGTCGTGGACGGCGATTCGACCGACGGAACGGCCGCTATCGCCGAGGACCGTGGTGCGCGCGTGGTCACACAGTCCGGCCAAGGCAAGGGCCAAGCCGTCAGGGAGGCGATGGACTACGTGGACGTCCCGTACGTTCTGATGCTCGACGGCGACGCGACGTACCGGGCGGCGGACGCGGACGCGATGCTCTACCCGCTGTTCGCCGGACGGGCCGAACACGTCATCGGCGACCGGTTCGCGGACATGGAGGACGGAGCGATGAGTCGCCTCAACCGCTTCGGCAACCGCATCATCAACGGCGGGTTCCGCTGGATTCACGGCCGTGAACTCGGCGACATCCTCAGCGGCTACCGGGCGTTCACCCGGGAGTCGATGGAACGCCTCAACCTCGACGCCACCGGCTTCGGCATCGAGACGGAGTTGGCCGTCGAGTGTGTCAAACACGGCGTCCCGACCGAAGTGGTGCCGATAACCTACAAGGCGCGCCCGGACGAGTCCGAGACGAACCTCAGCCCGTTCCGGGACGGGGGTGTCATCATCCTGACGCTCTACCGGATGGCGAAGACGAACAATCCGCTGTTCTACTTCGGGAGCGTCGGGGGGTTGAGCACTCTCGCAGGCCTGTTGCTCGGGACGTACGTCGCTGTCGACTGGCTGAC
This genomic window contains:
- a CDS encoding sulfatase: MSERPDIVVLMLDSVRADALSCYAGGDLTPNIDAIADDGLLFENAFAPATWTVPTHASLFTGAYPGEHGTDKGNSYLNPSYTTLAERLSGAGYETVLYSNNVHLTDEFGFTRGFDVAESSHAVSDDENVIDWNEFIAGRDHDSGPRKYLEILGHVWKNRDKDVVQSLRNASQLKYNYHFGDNGARATNRFLTDYEFDSPSFVFVNYMEAHNPFEPPDGYGTDEGSPDVEGWKYDSGMPGADLTDEQKETLKENYRGEIAYLDERIGDVYDELVDENTVFVVTADHGVAIADHGYLYHGTGLYNPVTKVPLVVAGTDRSGRIDHSVGLIGLYRTVCQLAGIDPEEGVDSTIRGSDWLSVDANRDVYMERQGQAADFVEQVRAVQGNRAAAEADKYERALVRGRHKYIREWDPETESWATEGGELYDYVETPDESTELDDEDVRATMRAALDDVADSLEPRENTGGVSDLDSDVEDRLQELGYIT
- a CDS encoding TrmB family transcriptional regulator, translating into MAEDVPDVFDHLGLTEYEATALTNLLTLGRTTAPNLAEATGIPKARIYGVLESLSDRGYIKMIPGRPKEYQPKAPEEILDRAVQNRRQDYEQFRQDLEDVREQFLAEFGPRFERASEDITPTEELFHVVDVGGPSERETTELYHDARERVRVITKSFEYFDAVRPAFEDALDRGVDVDVLLLDPDHLSAENRPVQERMVDRLTEQYPSVDLRFSAAKLPWRGTVVDPSMDYETGRAIFLVEEKDVPLHMRQAAITDNGSFVAGLWRYFQLTWEYESDPVR
- the aglJ gene encoding S-layer glycoprotein N-glycosyltransferase AglJ, whose amino-acid sequence is MPDRSDVCVLIPTLNEAETIGSVIEDFTDHGFENILVVDGDSTDGTAAIAEDRGARVVTQSGQGKGQAVREAMDYVDVPYVLMLDGDATYRAADADAMLYPLFAGRAEHVIGDRFADMEDGAMSRLNRFGNRIINGGFRWIHGRELGDILSGYRAFTRESMERLNLDATGFGIETELAVECVKHGVPTEVVPITYKARPDESETNLSPFRDGGVIILTLYRMAKTNNPLFYFGSVGGLSTLAGLLLGTYVAVDWLTRGVSHEVIAVVSTLGIIFGVQLLMFGVLSDMIVTLNREQTHRLEDLAEQLHRGNPPGEDGGPGTGPAPHDTTTERREQSDPSVTARGDTED